From Lagenorhynchus albirostris chromosome 15, mLagAlb1.1, whole genome shotgun sequence, one genomic window encodes:
- the ANKRD61 gene encoding LOW QUALITY PROTEIN: ankyrin repeat domain-containing protein 61 (The sequence of the model RefSeq protein was modified relative to this genomic sequence to represent the inferred CDS: inserted 1 base in 1 codon; deleted 1 base in 1 codon), giving the protein MGNITKRGSRGLVADGAQAPEEGAVASFHTRLYEAILREGSTALRALLRSHXVNQPTAVLANSTSYRSLLSQQTQSIIPILAAEYRKAQSLLCLLEHEADPEVRDTRGLTTRHLMLLHWPITSATWTKPGNRIQRILTDIQNNTVLCLRILCEHGAQVNARAESSNGHSRLHLAITYGTYPVLSILAHNGAQVNAINESSMTPLHMAADILNKEVIETLTAHGANVNCAVSSTGNMALKLAVCTASSKAGRLLAAGLSCIRLLLVHRAQVNTQDREGQATSHEVFWRQRGNNLLLEFEANVNILTRNGESLIYMYLQRGSNIRDTALLTRLLYHSYPLRLTNDQGILPAGIMLPEFHLLRETLIKLSQKPLSLEDNCKRNVRNICGEKQKQHLKRLLPGKIWNSVSGYYGLAHLLK; this is encoded by the exons ATGGGAAACATAACCAAGAGAGGCAGCAGGGGGCTGGTGGCTGACGGGGCCCAGGCCCCGGAAGAGGGCGCGGTGGCGTCATTCCACACCAGGCTCTACGAGGCCATCCTGAGGGAGGGCAGCACCGCACTCCGGGCTCTGCTTAGAAGCC CTGTCAACCAGCCCACGGCCGTTCTGGCCAACTCCACCAGCTACAGATCACTGCTGAGCCAG cagACGCAGTCCATCATCCCCATCCTGGCTGCGGAATACCGCAAGGCACAGAGTTTGCTTTGTTTGTTAGAACATGAAGCAGACCCAGAAGTAAG AGACACAAGAGGCCTCACCACACGCCACCTGATGCTTCTGCACTGGCCCATCACCTCTGCCACGTGGACGAAGCCGGGGAACAGAATCCAAAGGATCCTGACAGACATCCAGAACAACACCGTCCTGTGTCTCCGCATTTTGTGCGAACACGGGGCCCAGGTGAATGCGCGAGCGGAGAGCAGCAACGGGCACTCCCGGCTCCACCTGGCCATCACGTACGGAACCTACCCGGTTCTCTCCATCCTGGCCCACAACGGTGCCCAGGTCAACGCCATAAACGAGTCCAGCATGACACCCCTGCACATGGCTGCAGATATACTGAATAAGGAGGTGATAGAAACGCTCACTGCCCACGGGGCAAACGTCAACTGCGCCGTCTCCTCCACAGGCAACATGGCCCTGAAGCTGGCGGTGTGCACCGCGTCAAGCAAGGCCGGCCGGCTGCTGGCCGCGGGCCTGAGCTGCATCCGCCTGCTGCTCGTTCACAGAGCCCAGGTGAATACGCAGGACCGTGAAGGTCAAGCCACGAGCCACGAGGTGTTTTGGAGGCAGAGAGGCAATAATCTCTTGCTCGAATTTGAAGCCAATGTTAACATATTAACAAGAAATGGGGAATCTCTGATATATATGTACCTT CAGCGTGGTTCCAATATAAGAGACACAGCACTTCTCACCAGGCTGCTTTACCACTCTTATCCTTTGAGACTGACCAATGACCAAGGAATTCTACCTGCAGGAATCATGCTCCCAGAATTCCACCTCCTAAGGGAAACCCTAATAAAGTTATCTCAAAAACCCTTATCCCTAGAGGACAACTGTAAAAGAAATGTCAGAAATATTTGTGGGGAGAAACAAAAACAGCACTTGAAGCGACTTCTCCCAGGGAAGATCTGGAATTCTGTATCTGGTTATTATGGTTTAGCTCACCTACTGAAATAA